The Aethina tumida isolate Nest 87 chromosome 6, icAetTumi1.1, whole genome shotgun sequence nucleotide sequence aataaataataaaaatattgttaaaagtaaattagtggaaagagttaaaattaaaaagaaaaacaaaaacaatttaagtggaaaaatttaattataatttgtgtttattaagctttctaataatatttataaataggaATTGATAATTCTTTAGAGTAcaataaactatataaattaatttttgtttgtagagaattaaactaaaatatttgaattttttaatatataatgttctaatgtttaaaaaaatatagaaaataaattaacaattacaatttattattttattaataaatatataaaatattcaaaatttataagtaataattaatttttatatagacataaaatataaatttgaatttattaaatttatagattaattaaataataaaaataattactttattaacaaagaaatatttttttacttgaaacttaatgtcataaaataaataaagatatttattaagattaagtaattaatgtcaatagacaataaatttatttaaaatgtatgttttattacattttaagttatttctaGTTATCGATAAATTatggtaataaatttgatgtagTTGACacttaatatttgttacttcaataaataatttaaataaaaattttatgttaaatgctGTGAATAACACTGCGATAACAAATACTTTAAATCAGTACCAAAGGACCAAtcagtttaattaacatattaaatacaaaaaataaggtcagaaaaaataatttttagttaatttagtaaatgaattaaacaaattaatttgtttctgttaatcaaaataattaataatgaataataatcctaaataaaaaagaatgttattgatattttgttgttaaattataaatattccttaAATAATCCTTTCCATATAAAATTGTGGGGGTTGTAATTGGTTCTTGAAAggggttttatttttaattttaaataaatatttgttaaataatcctttccatataaaattgtggggattgtatatatatatatatatatatatatatatatatatatatatatatatataaataaatttgaaaacattatttaggattatattttacttttaatattgaatatgaaatttagaacaatgcttatttaattttatttttaattttaagttcccaataaattttaaataaatatttgtttcatagTCCttccatataaaattttagaggcTCTTAAAGGGGGTTCAATGTGGGGATTTTTCTCATTTCaggatttatttgtattattaattaaaattctaatgaattattttgaaacttaTTTAGTGATTaaactaagataaaaatataatattctagacaatttttatctaaagcactaaaaatatttacatgaaaAAATCGTTGAGAATGTGTAAATAATAGTACATAATGTAATTCaacatttattctttttacttAAACAGAACAGTGTCATGGACAATTTGTGTGACATTGTAAAAATGTCTTTAATCTTGTTTTAtgctaaaaattttgaaatacataTTGTGACACAATCCACTCAAACATTAAACATAGttgtgtattaaaaatgatcaattttgtatataaatattggattactaataatttataaaatatattaaaaacttaagacAGTCCTGAGGTGTGAACGTTCAACACCTTCATAAACAATCAAGTGTTACTACTCAAAACAAACGAAATAACTCCAATATTGATTGAACGTGGCCAGACCATAGAAAAAtcgataaatattgttaaaaatcgatagttatataattgaaatttcgaAGAAAAACGTCGAGCCCCACCACGTGGGTCGTCAATGGAAATAAAACGGTCCGTGGAGCTGCGGCACGGAACCACACAAGGTACCGCTCGAGTACGCGCCATGAACGAACCGGTCGAAGACGTGCTGGCCAACTATTTCGCCCCGAACGATGTGAAAATCGCGGCGGAAAATTCGGCCATAGTCGAATTTTTCAGGGGGAAGAACGTGTTCATAACCGGCGCCACCGGTTTCCTCGGTAAATTGCTGATCGAGAAGTTGCTCAGGGCGTGCGGGGGCGTCGATAAGATTTATATATTGGTGAGGCCCAAACGTGGGGTTGATTCTAGTGTCAGAGTGGAGGAAATATTCAACGACATGGTAAggaaaactgataaaatttgcatttttattgttgttgttgaaacAACATTTAGGTTACAAGTTTTTTCACACGTtagtacaattatttaataattaattaaaattatttatttatgttaaaataaagcaATTACATCTAATGATGACATGTTTCTCGACTTTCTTTAACTTACTTTAAATCACAAGTACCATACTAAGCAAGAAGAatgttactatttattataaataaattactctaAAGCATTTATGTCATTTACaagtttagtttatattatttaaatgataatttaattatttttacgatatgaataaattattttaagtacttACTTTTTCATGTactgtaatatattaaaatatattattattgagtttttataatttatgattaaaaacttaaaacattattaatatacaatttaaaaaaataataaaaaaatattatcccaTTTATAGGTAATTCctaaaaactaattacaagttaaaaattttttaaaaacatttgttggtattgaaataaaaatatgataattatttatattgttaaaaatattaataactatataataaatattttaattgcagaGTAATTTCTGACTGTtaaacagaatattaattaacaaaagtgtttaaaaaaaattacaatttattattaaatgagaaatatttgttttaaaaaattataacaaataaaagtgttgaaacaatattttgtataagttttaatataaatattgatatgcatattttaataatatatgacaattattttgttgacacgcttcaataactgaaaaacacaaatttttaaatattcatttaattttaataaaaatgtataattattttctcaataatttttctgcagattttctacatttttaaccatattttattttttaaaataattgtaatttaattattttgtcccctcaaaattatatttcttattaaatattattaaaaacaaaaaatccaCAAAATTTGTGCTGAATTCccacaaattttaacatattgataattttaatgaaaaaactttTTGTTCTCTGCAGATTTTCAGcattttttcacaaattaattgtacaaGAAAcggttttttttaacaaatattttattttttacaattattgtgCTCCCTCAGAactatatttcttattaaatattattaaaaacaaaaattccaCAAAATTTGTGCTGATTTCCcacaaattttaagatattggtaattttaatgaaaatataataataacaattttttctcaaattaattgtacaaaaaacgttttttaaacaggtattttattttttacaattattgtaatttaattattttatctcctcataattatatttcttaataaatattataaaaaacaaaaattccttaaaatttttaacgaatcatcagaaatattaatatattgataattttgataattaaatattattaaaaacaaaaattccacaaattttaagatatttacaattttaatgaaaataatttttgttctcaacattttttcttaaattaattgtaaaacaatattttattttttataatttttttacaatgtataataaatattttaaatgcagaaataatcacaaagttattaaacaaaaaattaattataaagaatatttttaaaaaatacttttataatttaaaaatatataaaatatgttacaaattGCTGTTTatccaataaaatgttaaaattaaatgaaatttaagtttcatattaatttttatgaaaatattcattgatcAATCActgaaaaaacttttttaccaTAGAGATTTTCAACATGATGAAACTAATTTGACTcgcattaattatttcattaacaataaaaaagttaaaaagaaataaaaatgaatgtataaaataattgttataaaaaaattatttaaattatttatgtaaagagcaaaaatactttttgttttccaaaaattagtAAGTAGACGTAAACAAACAAGTACTATCATATTACCTTAGCAAAAAGGttctaaaattggaaaattgatAAGTGTTAACAAtccattgttaatttaataaacgacTTAAAAATGCTGATTGTTTCACAACTACTTTGTgtttgatacatttttattagcatatttacaaattcaatcaaaatttaaattttttatacttacttaaatgattttgttaaGGCACATCCAagtaaaaatggaaataatctatattttgtgtttttattgatattaaattatcaaaatttgaatttgccaaagttttattgcttttgtattgttttattaatattttttttataaaattaatttttacactaaaatattagtaaataattcatttttgtacGATGTCTCAAACATTgtcaaaattatcataatgtGGAATAATCTtatgtatatacaaaaaatatatctagtAAAGtctaaaacaattaacaatgtcatttcttaaaaatgagtaaCAGTCTATCTATTACAGATGATTCTTTccatagaattattttatcacattacaaatattattgttaatatataaaagcataattatcaacaaagtaattaaaactttacaaaatgaatgatttttaatgaaaacaaacaacataagttattttttgtattcttagaggtaattaaaactattattgttataaaaaaagttaattttttattactttttataaataaaatcaatattcacatatttaatacttcttcgatgaataaaattattataaatatatagggACATATTGTAACttatgtaaaaaaacaatagttgATACTCTATTAACAACTGATACCTTATCAACAGTTGAtccttataaataaatagttaatattctGTCAACATTTAATGTTGAAGAGTTTTGAcagttaattttgtattatttgtaataatatactttgtatttgtaaattgtgggcataaaattacacaaatattgagtcttgaaattgaaaattattcaaataaatataaaatattgactgtaacaataatatattgtcatttacttatattaagaattattaattattgttaatgtaattcattatgtcaaataaattaatgaaaaaataaattattatattgtgaataattttaatgaaaatattaataaaaatacgacGTACGAAATTTATTCAACTGGACTAAAAAGATTTTAGATAAAGTCACAAAGTAATCACAgcttaaacaaatttgtttagtagttattttataatggccttcgtttaaattgtttcctattgtataatattatattatgttcttagattattatttaatataaaatcaaatgaatttttcataattttaaaagaatgttaaatagttaaatttagttaaatgttttataattgttaattgaaaatattaaaaaaataatgacagaaaatgattttaaaataaatattgatattgactgttattatattaaatttattgagtcacaataattattcaattgagTCATCATTAAGGATATAttagtgaatatttattactttatgcaTGTATGATCAGGTTTTCGATAGAATGAAAGAAATCAGACCAGACTACAAGAGCCACATCGTCGGCGTGGAAGGCGACGTATCCCAAATAAACTTGGGAATCGATATCCAGGACACCTTGAAACTTATAGACAACGTAAGTGAGTGCTTAAGCTACTCAAACAGTTCAAagtatattacaatatttagacACGTATTTACTCAACCAATTCCGCACgtgtttatataaacaatttgccGCATGAATTGACTCTAATTCTGCGACAAGTTGTAAAATAGTATAATCACACAcatcatattaataattaattaaataagtttgacCTCCTGCGAAAAAACCTAATAATTACGTGTTTTAAGGTGGACGTGATATTTCATGTGGCCGCCACCACGAGGTTCAACGAGAAGATCAAGTTGGCCACTGCCATTAACGTTAGGGGCACGTTGGAAATACTGAAAATCGCCAGGAGGTGCAAACATCTCAAATGTCTGGTGCACGTCAGCACTGCCTATTCGCATTGTCCCAAAAACGAGATTGGAGAGGAGTTTTATCCACCCCCCATTGACCCCAACTATCTGCTGGAGGTGACGGAGGAGCTGAGCGATGAAGACCTGGAGACCATGCAGCTAAGGTACACCAACCAATTGATTGTGGTTCAAGTGTGGTAAACTTGGGGTTAGCCTTCTAGGTGACTGGCCCAACTCCTACTCCTTCACCAAAGCCGTGGCTGAGGAGATAATCAAGACTAACTCCGATGGGATACCCACCTGCATCTACAGGCCGGCCATTGGTAATCAACATTAACTAAGTTTTAACTTAATCGCATGGTTGTTTGGTGCAGTTACAGCCACCTTCAAGGAGCCCTACAAGAGCTGGATGGACAACTACTTCGGGCCTACCTTCATAGTGGCGGGCGTCATGTCCGGGCAAATCCGCGTCTCCTACGGCAACATGTATAAAATTGCTGACGTGGTGCCGGCCGACTACGTGATCAACGCCTTAATTGCTTCCGCCCACCAAACTGCTCTTTCAAAGTAATTAAACGAGTGATGAGGGTCTTAGCCAAATTTATAACGTGGTTTTCAGTTCGGACAACATCCAGATCTACAACTACGTGTCGTCGCCAGAAAACCCCTGCACCTGGGGCAACTTCGTGACCTCCTCCATGGAGAACGGCCAACAGGTGCCACCGAAATTCATGGTCTGGTACAATATGGTCTACTTGACGGACAACGCGTTGGTGTACAGGATTTTGACCCTGTTGCTGCACTACCTTCCGGCCATCATGTTGGATTTACTTTGTATCACCCAAAAGAAACTAAGGTAACCTCACAAGATATAGTTAACAACTTAATTACAACCCTAGAGTTCCAGCCTGAGGCAGCAGTACCAAAAGGTGGACTCCTTCTCCAATCAGAACCGATACTTTTCAACCCAGCAGTGGAAGTTTCACAACGATAACACCCAAAACTTGTGGGATAAACTCAACGAGGTGGATAAGAAGGCCTTTCCTTTCTCCATGTCTGAGTTCAAGTGGAAGGACTACCTCCTGACCTACCCTGCTGGAGTCCGTGAGTACATTTTGAAGGAGCCCTGGGACAACCTGGACGAGGCCAAAAAGAAACGAGACAGGTAAACCAacgtgaattaattattatttggtgTATTGCTGATTGTTCCGTTCTAATTTTAGGTTGTGCGTCGTTCACAAAGGACTGCACGTAGCAatcgttatttttttaataacagtgATTTGTTGGTtgattgttcaaatttttaattgatctggtttttatgttactttagctattttaatacatcttaaatgtttattgttgtattgttttagcAGTTGATTATTTTCCAGTAAACGTTGctagtcatttaaatttatgatactaataaaattattgaaggaATAcggtctattattttttacttctcACCTGCAAGGGAAGAGCTAACAATCAGTTTAATGGAGGAAGACCTTCCTTATTAGATATTCCTTTTCCTCTACGTAATAAAATGATTCAAGAccactgaaaattttattattacatcaaAATCATTCGTTTACATTAATCAGCCGGCACCCTGGAGATCAACCTGTTCCAGTATTGCCCCTTGCCACCCTCGTACTTCTCCTTGTGCTGCAACAAGAAGGCGACCAGCGAGTCTATCGGATCCAGCGGCCTCCAGGCGGTGATCTGCTCCAAAGCGTCCAGCAAAATGGGCACGAGTGTGACGCTCAAATACTCGTACGTGGTCAACTTGGAAAGGTCCATCTTGCTTTCGTTCGCATCGAAATCGCAAATATCTTTCTTCTCGCTGACCTTGGTGAGGACGCGGTACAGTTTGCAGAACTCCACGTCCAAGGTGAAGTCGCACTTGTTTTCCGAGATTCGCTTCGCCTCTTCGTCTTCTTTGCCTTCGTTGAGGACGCGGAGTTTATTTCTGGTTTCCTCGTAAGGGCTGGAGGGGGGCTGCGGCTTGGGAACGCGTTTCTTGAATGGGGTGCTCATTGTTTTTCGTTTGGAAAAcacaaaatggaaaaaaaattggCACGTCGGAGTGACAGGTGTGAAAAATTGACAATACTTAAACGGTTAATTTGAAGTGTTCTGTTGGGGATGTTTTTGTTCCGGCAAGTGGCGACACCTTCGGAGTTTTTGGGTATTAGGTTTGATGTGCCGGTTGGTGGCGCCACGTACTTGCAGTGGAGGGTAGCTGCACTACAGTACTTCCCCTCCAAGCGGAGTCACGAACCAGTTTGAAGCAATTTACAGATTTCTCTTTGGAAAAAACTATTGGAGTTCAGAGgtgcaatttaattacaaattatgttttgcactaaacaataataaatataatattatatgattttatctaagaaacattttaatatttttcaagattataaaattaataataaaattattttataataagaatttccaaatttataaaaggaaaattgttttacaaggtatgtaaaatgatttaaattaaaatcgtatattaatatgtaatttaaaatacaaaaaaaataatatggaaattgtaaattataaaattggagtattaatttcaaaaaattacaacaaattttttatattctttggcttttttatttatttacatattattttattacatatattttttatatttgttaataaatattatttttataattattgaaaaatctaaaagaaattaaaaattaatattttaatacgtcACAGCTAAAAACAtagaatatcaaataataataaaaataaacaaaataaaaagtaaacaaaagtTTAGTTATATctagaatatataaatttaaagtttaaacgttaaaatatcaaaaaaatgacaaaaaaattatgatttttataaaataagtacttttaagaaatgtataaagatatttataaaaataaaaaaataaaaaaaagttatatctagaatctataaattaaaaatttaaacattaaaatcttcaaaaatgaccatatacaattaagatttaaccatttttcaaaaactaagcacttaaatataagatatttataaaaataaataaaatagaaagtaaacatatgtttaaattatatctagaatctataaatttaaaatttaaatattaaaatcttcaaaaataacaatataaaattattattgaatcattttttaaaaactaagcactttttaagaaataaatataaatatatttaaaaaaataaagaaaataaaaagtaaacaaatatttaaattatatctagaatctataaatttaaagttaaaatattaaattcttcaaaaattataatataaaattatgattcaattagtttttaaaaacaaaacacttAAATgtaaagatatttataaaaataaagaaaataaaaagtaaacaaatgtttatattatatctagaatctataaatttaaagtttaaatataaaattcttcaaaagtgacgatataaaattattattgaatcatttttttaaaagtaagtaatttttatgaaataattataaagatatttataaacaaaaaagaaaataaaaagtaaccaaatgtttcaattatatttagaatcaataaatttaaagtttaaacattaaagtcttcaaaaatatacatatacaattatgatttaatgatttttcaaaaactaagttcttaaatataaagatatttataaaaataaagaaaacaaaaattaacaaatgtttaaattatatctagaatctataaatttaaagtttaaacattaaaatattcaaaaatgattatttaattatcttttacaAACTAAGCActgtttaagaaataaatataaagatatttaaacctaaatattaattattaaaatcttattatcaatataagatttgaacttatttttttaataaaaaataaatggaaaattaataaaaaattattaaaatatttgaaagataTTTGTTTTCAGTGGAAACTAATCATGTGTTTGATCGTGGCAACGTGTGACCATAACTGAAGCTTCCCAATTAAAACTCTTAATTACAAcgtattaaataagttttttgccCGCAACAAATGGTCATTAACCATCTCCAGAATCCCCGGCACCGTTCCTACAGCTGTCCTAATGTTATCTGTAGTGAAACAAAGGCCGGAAATCCGTTAGACAATTTTTACTG carries:
- the LOC109597614 gene encoding fatty acyl-CoA reductase wat, which gives rise to MNEPVEDVLANYFAPNDVKIAAENSAIVEFFRGKNVFITGATGFLGKLLIEKLLRACGGVDKIYILVRPKRGVDSSVRVEEIFNDMVFDRMKEIRPDYKSHIVGVEGDVSQINLGIDIQDTLKLIDNVDVIFHVAATTRFNEKIKLATAINVRGTLEILKIARRCKHLKCLVHVSTAYSHCPKNEIGEEFYPPPIDPNYLLEVTEELSDEDLETMQLSLLGDWPNSYSFTKAVAEEIIKTNSDGIPTCIYRPAIVTATFKEPYKSWMDNYFGPTFIVAGVMSGQIRVSYGNMYKIADVVPADYVINALIASAHQTALSNSDNIQIYNYVSSPENPCTWGNFVTSSMENGQQVPPKFMVWYNMVYLTDNALVYRILTLLLHYLPAIMLDLLCITQKKLSLRQQYQKVDSFSNQNRYFSTQQWKFHNDNTQNLWDKLNEVDKKAFPFSMSEFKWKDYLLTYPAGVREYILKEPWDNLDEAKKKRDRLCVVHKGLHVAIVIFLITVICWLIVQIFN